In one Rutidosis leptorrhynchoides isolate AG116_Rl617_1_P2 chromosome 8, CSIRO_AGI_Rlap_v1, whole genome shotgun sequence genomic region, the following are encoded:
- the LOC139862361 gene encoding uncharacterized protein: MVNKRVPDWLNSPMWSSPTVTTSPQSNSQSPPPPASSYDDCNGSYPSKSSSVSSSNSSVNESRFPLPSTARTEVRVSSICSGSSDYEISSSAEDFSRQTQLLQELSRKIINIGELRQLASLGIPDTSGIRSTVWKLLLGYLPIDKGLWSSELAKNRSQYKCFKEDLLRNPSEITRKLEDSVSAKNGDHTNQSRCLLARSKITHGEHPLSLGKTSIWNQFFQDSEIIEQIERDVIRTHPDIHFFSGDSAFAKANQDSLRNILIIFAKLNPGIKYVQGMNEILAPLFYVFKNDPNDDYAANAEADAFFCFSELLSDFRDNFCQQLDNSIVGIRSTISRLSQLLKQHDEELWRHLEITTKVNPQFYAFRWITLLLTQEFIFDDCLQIWDMILSSSEGPQETLLRVCCAMLILVRRRLLAGDFTANLKLLQSYPATNVSHLLYVANKLHSHSTQ, encoded by the exons ATGGTGAATAAACGAGTTCCTGATTGGCTCAATAGCCCTATGTGGTCTTCTCCTACAGTCACCACATCTCCGCAGTCAAATTCACAATCTCCACCGCCTCCGGCGTCGTCGTACGACGATTGCAACGGTAGTTATCCTTCTAAATCGTCATCTGTTAGTTCTTCTAATTCTTCTGTTAATGAATCTCGGTTTCCGTTGCCGTCGACTGCAAGGACGGAAGTTAGGGTTTCGTCGATTTGTAGCGGCAGTAGTGATTATGAAATTAGCTCTTCTGCTGAAGATTTTTCACGGCAAACGCAGTTATTACAAGAG CTCTCGAGGAAGATTATAAACATTGGGGAATTGCGGCAGCTTGCTTCATTAGGTATTCCGGATACGTCTGGCATCCGTTCAACTGTATGGAAG TTGTTACTGGGATATCTTCCAATTGATAAGGGGCTTTGGTCATCAGAATTGGCTAAGAATAGGTCTCAGTACAAGTGTTTTAAAGAGGACCTTTTGAGGAATCCA TCAGAAATCACAAGGAAGTTGGAAGATTCTGTATCTGCTAAAAATGGTGATCACACAAATCAGTCCAGATGTTTACTAGCAAGGTCAAAAATAACTCACGGAGAGCATCCTTTGAGCCTAGGGAAGACTAGTATTTGGAACCAATTCTTTCAG GATTCTGAGATCATTGAACAGATAGAGCGTGATGTGATACGCACTCATCCAGACATACATTTTTTCTCGGGTGACTCTGCTTTTGCAAAAGCTAATCAG GACTCTTTAAGAAATATACTGATCATATTTGCAAAGCTGAACCCAGGGATAAAATATGTACAGGGGATGAATGAAATTTTGGCCCCCTTGTTCTACGTGTTCAAAAATGACCCCAATGACGATTATGCG GCTAATGCAGAAGCAGATGCATTCTTCTGCTTTTCGGAGTTATTAAGTGATTTTCGAGATAATTTCTGTCAACAACTTGATAATAGTATTGTTGGCATCCGTTCGACAATTTCAAGGCTGTCACAGCTTTTAAAACAACACGACGAAGAGTTATGGCGTCATCTTGAGATCACAACAAAA GTCAACCCTCAGTTCTATGCATTTAGATGGATTACACTCTTATTGACTCAGGAATTTATCTTCGATGATTGTCTTCAGATATGGGATATGATTTTAAGCAGTTCTGAGGGTCCTCAA GAGACTCTGCTTCGGGTTTGCTGTGCAATGCTGATACTTGTTCGGAGGCGTTTACTCGCTGGTGATTTTACAGCTAATCTAAAGCTACTCCAAAGTTATCCAGCGACAAATGTTAGTCATTTGCTCTATGTTGCCAACAAGCTGCATTCTCATTCAACTCAATGA
- the LOC139862805 gene encoding O-fucosyltransferase 1-like — MKRPAVHHNRHHQLKQVKGLFGRLAIAAILLIAPTLYFIYLFNPSISSSSSSSSSALSDLPSEVDVQKLWDSADSGGWRPSSVPRSDWPPPPSESNGYLRVRCNGGLNQQRTAICNAVLAARIMNATLVLPELDANSYWHDDSGFQGLYDVQHFIKTLQNDVRIVERIPEIKKNGKTKKIKALQLRPPRDAPIVWYTTHALEKMKEHGAIYLTPFSHRLAEEIDNPEYQRLRCRVNYHALVFKPHIMELSHKIVNKLRAQGHFMSIHLRFEMDMLSFAGCFDIFSPEEQQILKKYRKENFAEKKLIYSERRAIGKCPLTPEEVGLILCAMGFDNSTRIYLAAGELFGGERFMKPFRSMFPLLENHSTVDASDELKDNTQGLIGSAVDYMVCLLSDIFMPTYDGPSNFANNLLGHRLYHGFRTAIRPDRKGLAPIFIDREKGRLAGFEEAVRRVMLTTSFGGPHRRVTPESFYTNSWSECFCQTSASNPADRCPSDNEHEVTNNSNVNAEDS; from the exons ATGAAGAG ACCTGCAGTACATCATAACCGACATCATCAGCTGAAACAAGTTAAAGGACTGTTTGGAAGACTTGCAATTGCAGCTATTTTACTCATTGCTCCAACTCTatattttatttacttatttaacCCTAGCATcagcagtagtagtagtagttcATCATCAGCATTATCAGACTTGCCATCTGAG GTTGATGTGCAGAAACTTTGGGATTCTGCTGATTCTGGTGGTTGGAGACCATCATCTGTTCCAAGATCTGACTGGCCTC CTCCTCCTAGTGAGAGCAATGGGTATCTGCGTGTACGGTGTAATGGGGGTCTGAATCAGCAGAGGACAGCT ATATGTAATGCGGTTCTTGCTGCACGGATCATGAATGCTACACTTGTGCTGCCAGAATTGGATGCAAATTCCTATTGGCACGATGACAG CGGTTTCCAGGGTCTTTATGATGTTCAACATTTTATCAAGACACTTCAAAACGATGTACGCATTGTAGAACGCATTCCAGAAATAAAGAAGAATGGAAAGACAAAGAAGATAAAAGCACTTCAG CTCCGTCCTCCTAGAGATGCCCCTATAGTTTGGTATACGACGCATGCTTTGGAAAAAATGAAGGAGCATGGTGCTATTTATCTCACCCCTTTCTCTCATAGACTGGCAGAAGAGATTGATAACCCTGAATATCAACGGCTAAGGTGCAGGGTAAATTACCATGCCCTTGTATTTAAGCCACATATCATGGAGCTAAGTCACAAGATAGTTAATAAACTTCGTGCACAAGGCCATTTCATGTCAATACATCTCCGGTTTGAAATGGATATGTTATCTTTTGCAGG GTGCTTTGATATATTCTCCCCTGAAGAGCAACAGATTTTGAAGAAGTATCGAAAGGAAAACTTTGCCGAGAAAAAGCTTATTTATAGTGAAAGGAGGGCTATCGGAAAATGTCCATTAACTCCCGAAGAG GTGGGTTTGATCTTATGCGCAATGGGGTTTGACAATTCCACTCGAATATACTTGGCAGCTGGTGAATTATTTGGTGGCGAGCGGTTCATGAAGCCATTCAGATCCATGTTTCCACTGCTCGAAAATCACAGTACTGTAGACGCATCTGATGAGTTAAAAGACAACACTCAGGGTCTGATTGGTTCTGCAGTTGATTACATGGTTTGTCTCTTATCAGACATTTTTATGCCAACATATGATGGACCCAGCAACTTTGCCAATAACCTTCTAGGCCATCGTCTCTACCACGGGTTCCGCACTGCAATTCGACCCGACAGGAAAGGTCTTGCTCCAATCTTTATAGACCGGGAAAAAGGACGCCTTGCTGGGTTCGAAGAGGCAGTTAGACGCGTGATGCTGACTACAAGCTTTGGTGGGCCCCATAGGCGGGTGACACCCGAGTCTTTTTACACGAATTCTTGGTCTGAGTGCTTCTGTCAAACATCGGCATCAAATCCTGCCGATAGATGTCCATCTGATAATGAACATGAAGTGACAAACAACTCCAATGTGAACGCAGAGGATAGCTAA
- the LOC139864793 gene encoding uncharacterized protein: MTTSRLLLRSPSIRTTLFTRSLSTTVTPSHHNDHQRNQEYLPPNNYLNSWKAPKDPKEAQSQLHYLRREYAKKVKSVRKEYIHEMELQRIEKKRKDDLRKEALRIESEERKAAKTAEKKVKAAERQVAEQEFRQLLLKERAEKLEYHKKREQKFMEKKKEKNELLRRQSSIWIDENELGKRVNDAITDSTPLY, translated from the exons ATGACGACTTCACGGCTACTCCTCCGTTCTCCGTCAATTCGAACCACTTTATTCACCCGATCTCTATCCACCACCGTAACGCCGTCACATCACAACGACCACCAACGCAATCAAGAGTACCTTCCCCCAAACAATTACCTTAACAGCTGGAAAGCCCCAAAAGATCCGAAAGAAGCTCAATCGCAGCTCCATTATCTCCGTCGCGAGTACGCTAAGAAAGTGAAATCTGTTCGTAAGGAGTACATTCATGAAATGGAACTTCAAAGGATTGAGAAAAAAAGAAAGGATGATTTGAGAAAAGAAGCCTTGAGGATTGAAAGCGAAGAACGTAAAGCTGCGAAAACCGCTGAGAAGAAAGTTAAAGCCGCTGAACGTCAAGTTGCTGAACAAGAGTTTCGGCAACTTCTG TTGAAAGAAAGGGCCGAGAAGCTTGAATACCACAAAAAACGAGAGCAAAAGTTCATGGAGAAGAAGAAAGAGAAGAATGAGCTACTGCGTAGACAGAGTTCAATATGGATCGATGAAAATGAATTGGGGAAAAGGGTAAATGATGCCATTACTGATAGCACTCCCCTATATTGA
- the LOC139864712 gene encoding putative F-box protein At3g16210 produces the protein MRKQAIQSATRARLNVNVKHQFQFKKGVCQVLYKQQELDSCYGFFIGVVACNGIICLYGITTTAIFTITLWNPSIRRKLNVPDVPFNVYRHFFGGFGYDPIADDYNILGLAPLKKTLYLYSTKKNAWSEIAFPEAPPFHVVSLGFFVDGKMHWLVRNKSPDTNDSYILTFDLSSQVFGTIPWHVFRTIRLQNTTCRAIDLRIFVSSSDSYVEKYDMDSYVETLALLDNESCWTKKRTNCNKFRYLVRKICNWF, from the coding sequence ATGCGTAAGCAAGCTATTCAATCAGCTACAAGAGCTAGGCTAAATGTTAATGTCAAACATCAATTTCAGTTCAAGAAAGGTGTTTGTCAAGTCTTGTACAAACAACAGGAATTGGACTCGTGTTATGGCTTTTTTATTGGCGTTGTTGCATGTAATGGAATTATCTGCCTCTATGGCATAACAACAACAGCCATCTTCACGATTACCTTGTGGAACCCTTCAATTAGGCGTAAACTGAATGTTCCAGATGTTCCTTTTAATGTTTATAGGCATTTCTTTGGCGGGTTTGGGTACGACCCAATCGCAGATGATTACAACATTCTTGGGTTAGCTCCGCTAAAAAAAACTTTATATCTTTACTCCACGAAGAAAAACGCTTGGAGTGAGATTGCTTTTCCTGAAGCTCCGCCTTTTCATGTTGTTTCATTAGGCTTTTTTGTCGATGGAAAAATGCATTGGTTGGTGAGGAATAAGTCACCTGATACGAACGATTCTTATATACTCACATTTGATTTAAGTAGTCAAGTTTTTGGCACCATTCCTTGGCATGTTTTTCGCACCATTCGTTTGCAAAATACCACTTGCAGAGCTATCGACTTACGAATCTTTGTAAGTTCTTCAGATTCATATGTTGAAAAATATGACATGGATAGCTATGTGGAGACCCTTGCGCTGTTAGACAACGAGTCTTGTTGGACGAAGAAAAGGACTAATTGTAACAAGTTTAGATACCTTGTTCGTAAGATATGTAATTggttttag